The following proteins are co-located in the Chitinivibrio alkaliphilus ACht1 genome:
- a CDS encoding dihydroorotate dehydrogenase, producing the protein MDLRVRIGNKHLQTPVGVASGTFGYGEEYEPFLDLDSLGAIYTKAISLLPRQGNPTPRIVETPSGMLNAIGLANVGADAFITEKIPYLARLSSCAVIPNISGKTEQEYLDLVEKLDPYDTLWGYEINLSCPNVKKGALAFGTDPAQVESITRKLRDLTEKPLIIKLSPNVTDIACIAQAAEAGGADAVSLINTLVGMVIDTRAKKPFLANKTGGLSGPAVRPIGVAMTYKTARSVDIPVIGMGGITCADDAIQYLLAGASAIQVGTWNFIEPATAGEIATGIQAYMKEHALSTIADFHNCID; encoded by the coding sequence ATGGACCTAAGAGTGCGCATTGGAAACAAACATCTACAGACCCCGGTTGGAGTAGCTTCGGGAACCTTTGGCTATGGGGAAGAGTATGAGCCCTTTCTTGACCTTGACAGCTTGGGAGCAATCTACACCAAGGCCATATCCCTCCTGCCACGGCAGGGAAACCCCACTCCCCGTATTGTTGAAACACCCTCGGGAATGCTCAACGCCATAGGCCTTGCCAACGTAGGAGCCGATGCTTTTATTACGGAAAAAATTCCCTACCTGGCACGTCTCTCATCCTGTGCGGTTATTCCGAATATTTCAGGAAAAACAGAACAGGAATATCTCGATCTTGTAGAAAAACTCGACCCCTACGACACACTCTGGGGATACGAGATCAACCTGTCGTGTCCCAACGTAAAAAAAGGCGCCCTTGCCTTTGGAACCGACCCGGCACAAGTGGAAAGTATTACACGAAAGCTGCGAGATCTCACGGAAAAACCTCTTATAATAAAGTTGTCTCCCAATGTCACCGACATTGCCTGTATTGCCCAAGCAGCAGAAGCGGGAGGTGCCGATGCAGTCTCTCTCATAAACACCCTCGTGGGTATGGTCATTGACACCCGTGCAAAGAAGCCTTTTCTTGCCAATAAAACCGGAGGGCTCTCCGGACCTGCCGTTCGTCCCATCGGGGTTGCCATGACCTATAAAACCGCACGATCCGTTGACATACCCGTTATCGGTATGGGGGGAATTACCTGCGCAGACGATGCCATACAGTATCTCCTCGCTGGTGCAAGCGCCATACAGGTTGGTACATGGAATTTTATTGAGCCTGCTACGGCAGGAGAGATTGCCACAGGAATTCAGGCATATATGAAAGAACATGCCCTATCTACTATTGCTGACTTTCACAACTGTATAGACTAA
- a CDS encoding dihydroorotate dehydrogenase, with amino-acid sequence MNDASVTIVQNTEHSPTFRELSFTWDASLGRPRAGQFLELRLPGTTAPLLRRPFAFSAYDEENQTASFVYEVRGTTTQLLSTMEPGMPLQILGPLGNMFHAKTKGVIAVGGGIGLGPILYAAHQLSPHHDLTLVTGYRSQESIPYSLYTPSCPPSICTDDGSAGVKGNVVEYLESLPQERFRDTTILACGPHPMLAALASFSNAVGCTCLVSMEEMMACGIGACMGCVIDRTDGTKARVCKEGPIFNSGEVVWT; translated from the coding sequence ATGAACGATGCGTCCGTAACAATTGTGCAAAATACAGAGCACTCTCCAACCTTTCGTGAACTCTCCTTCACCTGGGATGCCTCCCTGGGGCGCCCCAGAGCCGGTCAATTTCTTGAGTTACGTCTGCCCGGCACCACCGCCCCCCTGTTGCGCCGTCCCTTTGCCTTCTCCGCCTATGATGAAGAAAACCAAACGGCATCATTTGTGTATGAAGTACGCGGCACTACCACGCAACTCCTCAGCACCATGGAGCCGGGAATGCCCCTGCAGATATTAGGCCCCCTGGGAAACATGTTTCACGCCAAAACCAAAGGGGTGATTGCCGTTGGTGGCGGTATTGGACTCGGCCCTATTCTTTACGCGGCACACCAGCTCAGCCCCCACCACGATCTCACCCTTGTAACAGGCTATCGCTCTCAAGAGAGTATCCCCTATTCGCTCTATACCCCATCATGCCCTCCCAGTATTTGCACCGACGATGGCAGTGCCGGTGTAAAGGGCAATGTGGTAGAGTATCTTGAATCCCTTCCGCAAGAACGCTTTCGCGACACAACAATCCTTGCCTGCGGCCCCCACCCCATGCTTGCAGCCCTTGCCTCCTTTAGTAACGCCGTGGGATGTACCTGCCTGGTCTCCATGGAGGAAATGATGGCCTGTGGTATCGGTGCCTGCATGGGATGTGTAATTGACCGTACTGACGGAACGAAGGCCCGCGTGTGTAAAGAAGGTCCCATATTTAACAGTGGGGAGGTTGTATGGACCTAA
- a CDS encoding NifU family protein, translating to MDTVAKIKEVLDQVRPGLQADGGDVEFVDYKDQVVLVRLTGACGSCPMSTMTLKMGIEKAVKEAIPEVKSVENFM from the coding sequence ATGGATACAGTTGCAAAAATTAAGGAAGTCCTTGACCAGGTTCGTCCCGGCTTACAAGCTGATGGCGGTGATGTAGAATTTGTCGATTACAAGGATCAGGTTGTCCTTGTGCGTCTCACCGGAGCGTGCGGATCTTGTCCCATGTCCACCATGACCCTCAAGATGGGAATTGAAAAGGCGGTAAAAGAAGCAATTCCTGAAGTAAAATCTGTGGAAAACTTCATGTAA
- the gap gene encoding type I glyceraldehyde-3-phosphate dehydrogenase, whose product MAVKMAINGFGRIGRLAFRQMMKADDIEVVAANDLTDAKTLAHLLKYDTAQGSYEGTVEVKDGAIVVDGKEIKILCEKDPANLPWGEMGVDVVIESTGFFTTKELAGKHLEAGAKKVMVSAPAKGGVPTVVYNVNHKDLTKDDHIVSGASCTTNCLGPVAKVLNEKFGLKRGWMTTIHAYTADQRMQDAPHKDLRRARAGAANIIPTSTGAAAAIGLVIPELAGKLDGIAVRVPTITGSIVDLVVETEKQCSVEDINAAMKEAAEGELKDTFEYTEDPIVSSDVIGSTAGSVFDADSTKVMDGNMVKVLSWYDNENSYVSQFVRLAKYMADELI is encoded by the coding sequence ATGGCAGTAAAAATGGCTATTAATGGGTTTGGACGTATCGGCCGACTTGCGTTTCGTCAAATGATGAAGGCTGACGACATTGAAGTTGTTGCAGCAAATGACCTTACCGATGCAAAAACCCTGGCACATCTTCTCAAGTATGACACCGCCCAAGGCAGCTACGAAGGCACTGTAGAAGTAAAAGACGGTGCGATTGTTGTAGACGGAAAAGAAATTAAGATTCTTTGTGAAAAAGACCCTGCAAATCTTCCTTGGGGAGAGATGGGTGTAGATGTTGTTATTGAATCTACCGGATTCTTCACAACAAAAGAGCTTGCGGGAAAACACCTTGAAGCTGGTGCCAAAAAAGTAATGGTTTCTGCTCCTGCCAAGGGTGGCGTTCCTACAGTGGTATACAATGTAAACCATAAAGACCTTACAAAGGATGATCACATTGTTTCTGGTGCATCTTGTACCACAAACTGTCTTGGTCCCGTAGCCAAGGTTCTGAACGAAAAGTTTGGTTTGAAACGTGGTTGGATGACAACAATTCACGCTTATACTGCTGATCAGCGTATGCAAGATGCTCCTCATAAGGATCTTCGTCGTGCCCGTGCTGGTGCTGCAAACATTATCCCTACATCAACGGGTGCAGCTGCAGCTATTGGCCTTGTTATTCCTGAGCTTGCGGGAAAACTTGATGGTATTGCCGTACGCGTACCTACAATCACCGGTTCTATTGTTGACCTTGTGGTAGAAACTGAAAAGCAGTGTTCTGTTGAAGATATCAACGCTGCCATGAAGGAAGCTGCTGAGGGTGAACTCAAGGATACCTTTGAGTACACTGAAGATCCCATTGTATCTTCTGATGTTATCGGTTCAACTGCCGGTTCTGTTTTCGATGCAGACTCTACAAAGGTAATGGATGGCAACATGGTGAAAGT